Proteins encoded together in one Oceanidesulfovibrio indonesiensis window:
- a CDS encoding M23 family metallopeptidase — protein MASSGRIRLFPLVLLLLVLAAGVGGYMLFWDRTAPVAELAPLTVYVSKNMEFTAKAEDTKSGVRSMAVRVTAGGESWDIASQVFPSKPQSAELPFSLEALPLTDGEIEIEVTAVDGSYAGFGAGNTVVISRSHTLDTQPPRIGITSGAMNVTRGGSGAVSFSLNEEPALVGVRAGDYFFPAYKQENGNWSCIFGFPYTMDTADYKPLLIATDPAGNESVVTLGVNARARQFKEDTINLPQSFLDNKMPEFAQDFPDKSGNLEIFLAVNSEMRTANRASLIEIGQKKTSPTPLWKGDFLRMPGATMAGFAERRSYIYEGQTVDEQTHLGVDIASTQRADVPSANNGIVIYTGNMGIYGNCVIVDHGLGLMTLYAHLSEIGVDTNAEVARGQILGKTGVTGLAGGDHLHFGVLVSGLPVTPIEWWDAHWIRNNVGDRLPGVME, from the coding sequence ATGGCATCTTCGGGCCGCATCCGGCTGTTTCCCCTTGTGTTGCTATTGCTCGTTCTCGCTGCCGGCGTGGGCGGGTACATGCTGTTCTGGGACCGCACCGCGCCTGTAGCCGAACTGGCGCCGCTCACGGTCTATGTGTCCAAAAACATGGAATTCACCGCAAAGGCCGAGGACACCAAATCCGGCGTCCGCTCCATGGCCGTACGCGTAACGGCAGGAGGCGAAAGCTGGGACATCGCCAGCCAGGTTTTCCCGAGCAAGCCGCAGTCCGCCGAACTGCCCTTTTCTCTGGAGGCGCTGCCGCTCACGGATGGTGAAATCGAAATCGAAGTCACAGCCGTGGACGGCTCCTATGCCGGATTCGGTGCGGGCAACACTGTCGTCATCTCGCGGAGCCACACGCTGGATACGCAGCCGCCGCGCATTGGCATCACCAGCGGCGCCATGAATGTCACCCGCGGCGGTTCGGGCGCCGTGAGCTTCTCGCTCAATGAGGAGCCCGCCCTCGTCGGCGTCCGCGCGGGCGATTACTTCTTCCCTGCGTACAAGCAGGAAAACGGGAACTGGAGCTGCATCTTCGGCTTCCCATACACGATGGACACGGCGGACTACAAACCGTTGCTCATCGCCACGGACCCTGCAGGCAACGAATCCGTCGTGACGCTCGGCGTCAATGCCCGGGCGCGGCAGTTCAAGGAAGACACCATCAACCTGCCGCAGTCCTTCCTGGACAACAAGATGCCCGAGTTCGCCCAGGACTTTCCGGATAAATCGGGCAACCTGGAGATATTCCTCGCCGTGAACAGCGAGATGCGCACTGCGAATCGCGCATCTCTCATTGAGATCGGCCAGAAGAAGACGTCCCCCACCCCGCTCTGGAAGGGAGACTTCCTGCGCATGCCCGGCGCCACCATGGCGGGATTCGCCGAGCGCCGCAGCTACATATATGAAGGCCAGACGGTGGACGAGCAAACGCATCTCGGCGTGGACATCGCCTCCACCCAACGCGCGGACGTGCCCTCCGCCAACAACGGTATTGTCATTTACACCGGCAACATGGGCATCTACGGCAACTGCGTCATCGTGGACCATGGGCTTGGGCTCATGACCCTGTATGCGCACCTCTCGGAAATCGGCGTAGATACGAACGCAGAGGTCGCACGGGGACAGATTCTTGGAAAGACGGGCGTCACGGGCCTCGCCGGGGGCGACCACCTGCATTTCGGCGTGCTCGTTTCCGGCCTGCCCGTCACCCCGATTGAATGGTGGGACGCCCACTGGATTCGTAACAATGTGGGGGATCGCCTGCCTGGCGTCATGGAGTGA
- a CDS encoding DsrE family protein, translated as MQVLMVLSSPNPEIQWNAVRFGNFLLNEGEDVTIFLNGGAVDLYAGDSEEFPIAEQAKMFALSEGVLVAUGKCMNIHGVDESEHVKLSNMKFLYEQLKLADKILNY; from the coding sequence ATGCAGGTTCTTATGGTTCTTTCGAGCCCGAACCCGGAAATCCAATGGAATGCCGTGCGGTTCGGCAACTTTCTGTTGAACGAGGGCGAGGACGTCACGATATTTCTCAACGGCGGCGCTGTGGATCTGTATGCCGGCGACTCCGAGGAGTTTCCCATCGCCGAGCAGGCCAAAATGTTCGCCCTCAGCGAGGGCGTCCTTGTCGCCTGAGGCAAGTGCATGAACATCCACGGTGTGGATGAGAGCGAACACGTGAAGCTATCGAATATGAAGTTCCTGTATGAGCAGTTGAAACTGGCTGACAAGATTCTCAATTATTAA
- a CDS encoding CBS domain-containing protein codes for MYLVQDLMTREVFTLKRTDSLRAARSMMSLARIRHIPIVNDKKHFLGLVTHRDLLAATISRFAEVDKSVQDEIDSGIPIHEIMRRDVTTVTPTTTLRETADLLLHHKYGCLPVLEDGILRGIITEADFLKLTIRLLDILDAENKTP; via the coding sequence ATGTATCTCGTCCAGGATTTGATGACCCGCGAGGTGTTTACGCTCAAGCGTACGGATTCCCTGCGCGCGGCGCGCTCCATGATGTCGCTTGCCCGTATTCGACACATCCCGATCGTCAACGATAAAAAGCACTTCCTCGGGCTGGTCACACACCGTGACCTCCTGGCCGCAACCATCTCCCGTTTCGCCGAAGTTGACAAATCCGTGCAGGACGAGATCGACTCCGGCATTCCCATACACGAGATCATGCGGCGCGACGTGACCACCGTCACTCCAACGACCACGCTTCGGGAAACAGCGGACCTGCTGCTCCACCACAAGTACGGCTGCCTGCCCGTGCTGGAGGACGGCATCCTCAGAGGCATCATCACGGAAGCCGACTTCCTCAAGCTCACCATCCGGTTGCTGGACATCCTGGACGCCGAGAACAAGACGCCCTGA
- a CDS encoding protein-L-isoaspartate(D-aspartate) O-methyltransferase, protein MAVGTDPKRMRERMVSEQIEARGVTDERVLAAMRKVPRHLFVQEALAAHAYGDSALPIGHGQTISQPYIVALMTELLEVKPGMTVLEIGTGSGYQAAVLAEIGCEVYTVERQRSLYAIARERLLEMRYFKVKCKLDDGTLGWPEEAPFDRILVTAGGPSVPEPLLEQLADPGIMIVPVGRSKRSQELVVLRKKDGSFTEERHGGVAFVDLVGMHGW, encoded by the coding sequence ATGGCTGTAGGTACCGACCCAAAACGCATGCGCGAACGCATGGTTAGCGAGCAGATCGAAGCCCGCGGCGTGACTGACGAACGCGTGCTCGCCGCCATGCGCAAGGTGCCGCGACACCTGTTCGTGCAGGAAGCGCTCGCAGCCCACGCCTACGGGGACAGCGCTCTGCCCATAGGCCATGGCCAGACCATATCCCAGCCGTACATCGTGGCTCTCATGACGGAACTGCTCGAAGTGAAGCCAGGGATGACGGTGCTGGAAATCGGCACAGGATCCGGCTACCAGGCTGCTGTCCTTGCAGAGATCGGCTGCGAGGTCTACACCGTGGAACGGCAACGCTCGCTTTACGCAATAGCACGGGAACGGCTGCTTGAAATGCGTTACTTCAAGGTCAAGTGCAAGCTGGACGACGGCACACTCGGCTGGCCCGAAGAAGCGCCGTTCGACAGAATCCTCGTGACGGCAGGCGGGCCCAGCGTGCCTGAACCGCTCTTGGAGCAGCTCGCCGACCCGGGCATCATGATCGTGCCTGTGGGCCGGAGCAAGCGAAGCCAGGAGCTCGTGGTGCTGCGCAAGAAAGACGGCTCCTTCACCGAGGAGCGCCACGGCGGCGTGGCCTTTGTCGATCTCGTGGGCATGCACGGCTGGTAA
- a CDS encoding YqaA family protein: MAFMQSWIQKLWRISDTNGAQRVLAIVSFTESIFFPIPPDVMLMPMCLGNRAKAFRYALTCLVFSLLGGVVGYFVGYYFMELIGQPIVRFYGFEEQVHQISLWYDKYNAWAVAVAGLTPIPYKVCTLTAGMFHIDFAVFVIASTLARGFRFFCVAGLLYLFGEKVRYFIERRFNLVVTALMVMVVLGFVAVKFIK; encoded by the coding sequence ATGGCTTTCATGCAATCCTGGATCCAGAAACTCTGGCGCATCTCCGACACGAATGGAGCGCAGAGGGTTCTGGCCATCGTGTCTTTTACAGAATCCATTTTCTTTCCCATCCCGCCGGACGTCATGCTCATGCCCATGTGCCTGGGCAACCGGGCCAAAGCGTTCCGCTATGCGCTCACGTGTCTGGTGTTTTCGCTGCTCGGCGGCGTGGTGGGCTACTTCGTGGGCTACTATTTCATGGAGCTCATCGGGCAACCCATCGTGCGGTTCTACGGATTCGAGGAGCAGGTGCACCAGATATCGCTATGGTATGACAAGTACAACGCCTGGGCCGTGGCCGTGGCCGGACTTACGCCGATTCCCTATAAGGTGTGCACCCTCACGGCCGGCATGTTCCATATCGACTTCGCGGTCTTCGTCATCGCCTCAACCCTGGCCCGCGGATTTCGTTTCTTCTGTGTGGCTGGTCTGTTGTACCTCTTCGGCGAGAAAGTCCGCTACTTCATCGAACGTCGCTTCAATTTAGTAGTCACGGCGCTCATGGTCATGGTTGTCCTGGGCTTCGTGGCCGTGAAGTTCATCAAGTAG
- a CDS encoding Mrp/NBP35 family ATP-binding protein, with protein MSTSCSSCSGGQGGSQGGSHDAGLSMQDELIKSTLAKIRYKLFVMSGKGGVGKSSVAVNLAAALAAMGKKVGLMDVDIHGPSVANLLGLEGGLEVHKGELFLPKQYNENLSAVSMDTLLKDRDQAVLWRGPMKHSAIRQFIADVMWGELDFLVIDSPPGTGDEHMTVLKTIPDALCVIVTTPQEVSLADVRKAINFLQYAQANVLGVVENMSGLICPHCKEEISLFKKGGGRDLADKYGLSFLGAVPLDPATVVAGDLGKPVVLMEEDFPAKEAFLEIARKTADAAESSLEIASTIHT; from the coding sequence ATGAGTACCTCGTGCAGCAGTTGCAGCGGCGGGCAGGGCGGCTCCCAAGGGGGCTCCCATGACGCCGGCCTGTCCATGCAGGACGAACTGATCAAGAGCACGCTTGCAAAAATCCGCTACAAGCTGTTCGTCATGAGCGGCAAGGGCGGCGTAGGCAAAAGCTCCGTGGCCGTGAACCTGGCGGCCGCGCTCGCCGCCATGGGCAAGAAAGTGGGCCTGATGGACGTGGATATCCACGGTCCCAGCGTGGCCAACCTCCTGGGGCTCGAGGGCGGTCTGGAGGTCCACAAAGGCGAGCTCTTCCTGCCCAAGCAATACAACGAGAACCTCTCGGCCGTGTCCATGGACACGTTGCTCAAGGACCGCGACCAGGCTGTGCTCTGGCGCGGCCCCATGAAGCATTCGGCCATCCGCCAGTTCATCGCCGACGTCATGTGGGGCGAGCTCGACTTTCTGGTCATCGACTCCCCGCCAGGAACCGGAGACGAGCACATGACCGTTCTCAAGACCATACCGGACGCACTCTGCGTCATCGTGACCACGCCGCAGGAGGTCTCGCTGGCCGACGTGCGCAAGGCCATCAATTTCCTGCAGTACGCCCAGGCCAACGTGCTCGGCGTGGTGGAGAACATGAGCGGACTCATCTGTCCCCACTGCAAGGAAGAGATATCCCTCTTCAAGAAGGGCGGCGGAAGGGACCTTGCGGACAAGTACGGCCTGTCGTTCCTGGGCGCCGTGCCGCTGGACCCGGCCACGGTGGTGGCCGGCGATCTGGGCAAGCCGGTGGTGCTCATGGAGGAGGACTTTCCGGCCAAGGAGGCCTTCCTCGAGATCGCCCGCAAAACGGCCGACGCCGCGGAGAGCAGCCTGGAAATCGCATCGACGATACATACCTGA